The following proteins come from a genomic window of Pichia kudriavzevii chromosome 1, complete sequence:
- a CDS encoding uncharacterized protein (PKUD0A10790; similar to Saccharomyces cerevisiae YER013W (PRP22); ancestral locus Anc_7.163) yields the protein MSMPALNLQEGQIVKGFVKTIKHFGAFISIPGQSKEGLCHNSDIIESGIKLNRGDEVFVRVLRISGDGKISLSIKDVDQRKGLLKTVDTDLHTGFKRRNDMDAWERNQINSSYGAKKQRIIRGNTEDPFAEVESEDDVDTGNEIIEIQLNTEVPQFLHPYKDKLTRSMNKKTSALMDKQSTRVQGKPTIEKKMDPRSATLDKIAKTGSQIMKECKLQKLEKRLSEEKRRRELSKSQYVDDPVAKERLEKELKRQETEEIEKSAILEWKRQSKAQSYGIKSKISIQEQRESLPVFQVREDLLNTVRENNFVVIVGETGSGKTTQITQYLAEGGYANDGIIACTQPRRVAAISVAKRVAEEVNCKVGEEVGYNVRFEDCTSSKTRIKYMTDGMLQREALVDPLMSRYSVVMLDEAHERTVATDILFALLRDAVIKRKGTLKLIVTSATLDSTKFSQYFNDCPVFHIKGRTFPVKIYYTKTPELDYIEATIDTVIDVHTNNPPGDILVFLTGREEIETCCETIVQKMSVLYKADPNLSELIVLPIFSAMPTEMQSRIFEPTPEGKRKVVIATNIAETSITIDGIYYVIDPGFVKVNAYDPRRSMDSLVVQPISRAQADQRSGRAGRTGPGVCYRLYTKNAYLREMQANTVPEILRQNLSHTILMLKAMGINDILNFGFMDRPKEDSILKALEELYILEALDGDGRLTDVGRYMAYFPMEPMLAKTLIKSFEFGCSYEVIEVISMLSVPDVFYRPREKRELADKMKQRFDDYNGDHLTLLNTYKKWEANGFSKDWCTENFVHEKSMRKARDVKKQLIKLLENINKKEKGITLELVSCKNKLDQVRKAFVSGFFKNCAKRSTNHGHNDENGAFRTLIDNISVYVHPSSSLFRVPGVEYVIYHTLVLTNREYMHCTTKIDPAWLIQYASGVFRKANEGELSISKKREKIQPLYNRFDVNESWRLSKNRR from the coding sequence ATGTCAATGCCTGCTTTAAATTTGCAAGAAGGTCAGATAGTTAAAGGCTTTGTCAAGACCATAAAGCATTTTGGTGCCTTTATTTCTATTCCGGGGCAATCAAAGGAAGGATTATGTCATAACTCAGACATAATCGAATCGGGAATTAAACTAAACAGAGGCGATGAAGTTTTTGTGCGTGTATTACGTATATCTGGAGATGGGAAGATCAGTTTGTCGATCAAGGACGTagatcaaagaaaaggcTTGTTAAAAACTGTTGATACAGATTTGCATACTGGTTTTAAACGTCGAAATGATATGGATGCATGGGaaagaaaccaaataaATTCATCTTACGGTGCCAAAAAGCAACGAATAATTAGAGGAAACACGGAAGATCCTTTTGCCGAGGTTGaaagtgaagatgatgtGGATACTGGAAACGAGATTATAGAGATTCAGTTAAACACGGAGGTCCCGCAGTTTTTACATCCTTACAAAGATAAGCTAACCAGAAGtatgaacaaaaaaacaagtgCTCTGATGGACAAACAATCGACTAGAGTTCAAGGTAAACCAACTATCgagaagaaaatggatCCTAGATCTGCAACTTTAGATAAAATTGCCAAAACGGGTAGTCAAATAATGAAAGAGTGTAAATTACAAAAGCTTGAAAAAAGACTTAGTGAGGAGAAACGAAGGAGAGAGCTAAGCAAAAGTCAGTATGTTGATGATCCTGTTGCTAAAGAACGGTTGGAAAAAGAACTCAAGCGCCaagaaactgaagaaattgaaaagtcTGCTATTCTGGAATGGAAAAGACAATCAAAAGCACAATCTTATGgtatcaaatccaaaataaGTATACAAGAACAAAGGGAATCATTGCCTGTATTTCAGGTCAGAGAAGACCTTTTAAATACTGTGAGGGAAAATAACTTTGTAGTTATTGTCGGTGAAACAGGTTCTGGTAAAACTACACAAATCACCCAGTATTTGGCTGAAGGCGGCTATGCTAATGATGGCATCATAGCTTGTACACAGCCTAGAAGGGTTGCCGCCATTAGCGTTGCAAAAAGGGTTGCTGAGGAAGTCAACTGTAAAGTGGGTGAAGAAGTTGGTTATAATGTCAGATTCGAGGATTGTACCAGTAGCAAAACCAGAATTAAGTATATGACTGATGGTATGCTGCAAAGAGAAGCCTTGGTGGATCCTCTCATGTCTAGATATTCCGTAGTTATGTTGGATGAAGCTCACGAAAGAACTGTTGCCACTGACATATTGTTTGCCTTGTTGAGAGACGCTGttatcaaaagaaaggGAACTCTAAAACTTATAGTGACGTCGGCTACCCTAGACTCTACAAAATTTTCCCAATACTTTAACGACTGTCCTGTTTTCCATATAAAAGGGCGTACCTTCCCTGTGAAGATATACTACACCAAGACACCGGAATTAGACTACATTGAGGCAACCATCGATACTGTCATTGATGTTCATACAAATAATCCACCTGGTGAtattcttgttttccttaCGGGTAGAGAGGAAATTGAGACTTGTTGTGAAACCATAGTTCAGAAAATGAGTGTACTTTATAAGGCAGATCCCAATCTCTCTGAGCTTATTGTCTTACCAATTTTCTCAGCAATGCCTACTGAGATGCAGAGTAGGATTTTTGAGCCCACTCCTGAAGGAAAACGTAAGGTTGTCATTGCGACAAACATAGCAGAAACATCTATTACTATCGATGGTATCTACTACGTCATTGATCCAGGATTCGTCAAGGTTAATGCTTATGATCCGAGGCGAAGTATGGACTCACTCGTTGTTCAGCCGATTTCAAGAGCCCAAGCCGACCAAAGATCGGGTAGAGCTGGTAGAACGGGACCGGGTGTGTGCTATAGATTATACACCAAAAATGCGTATTTAAGAGAGATGCAAGCAAATACTGTTCCAGAAATTCTAAGGCAAAATCTATCACATACAATATTGATGCTTAAGGCGATGGGAATAAATGATATTCTaaattttggttttatGGATAGACCAAAGGaagattcaattttgaaagcttTGGAGGAATTGTATATTCTAGAAGCGCTAGATGGTGATGGAAGGCTAACGGATGTTGGCAGGTACATGGCGTATTTCCCTATGGAGCCAATGCTAGCTAAAACTTTGATCAAgtcatttgaatttggcTGCAGCTATGAAGTTATCGAGGTGATTTCTATGTTGAGTGTCCCAGATGTTTTTTATAGACCACGTGAAAAGCGGGAACTTGCTGACAAAATGAAGCAGCGTTTTGATGATTATAACGGGGACCACTTAACTCTATTAAACACTTACAAAAAGTGGGAAGCAAATGGGTTTTCGAAAGATTGGTGTACCGAAAACTTTGTCCATGAGAAATCGATGAGAAAGGCAAGGGATGTGAAGAAGCAGCTGATAAAATTATTAGAGaatatcaacaagaaagaaaagggCATCACATTAGAGCTAGTCAGCtgcaaaaataaacttgaCCAAGTCCGTAAGGCCTTTGTGTCgggatttttcaaaaattgtGCCAAGAGATCGACGAATCATGGGCATAACGATGAAAACGGAGCTTTTAGAACGTTGATAGACAACATATCCGTCTATGTACATCCTAGTTCGTCTTTATTCAGAGTTCCCGGTGTAGAATACGTGATTTACCACACCTTGGTTTTGACTAATAGAGAGTACATGCATTGCACGACTAAGATAGATCCTGCATGGCTCATCCAATATGCGTCTGGCGTTTTCAGGAAAGCCAATGAAGGTGAACTGAGTATCTCcaaaaagagagagaaaatcCAACCATTGTATAACAGATTTGATGTGAATGAAAGTTGGAGATTAAGTAAAAATCGTAGATGA
- a CDS encoding uncharacterized protein (PKUD0A10800; similar to Saccharomyces cerevisiae YIR009W (MSL1); ancestral locus Anc_7.165) encodes MPSNKRTHQQSNRATKRKTKRQNIGAKYTLYVTNLNSKIKPVKMKENLYILFSSFADVLEIHYPRKDRRGQGWIVVSSPEEAAQCIEKLDNFQMFENQIHVNLARKDANIIGELTKLESHDKEDEDED; translated from the coding sequence ATGccatcaaacaaaagaacaCATCAACAGAGTAATAGAGCTACGAAGAGGAAAACTAAGCGTCAGAATATTGGTGCAAAATACACACTGTATGTGACAAATTTAAACAGCAAAATAAAACCGGTGAAAATGAAGGAGAATTTGTATATACTTTTCTCGTCATTTGCTGATGTTTTGGAGATACATTATCCCAGGAAAGACAGGCGTGGCCAGGGATGGATAGTGGTTTCATCCCCCGAAGAAGCTGCTCAATGTATTGAGAAGTTGGacaattttcaaatgtttgaaaatcaaatacaTGTTAATCTTGCAAGGAAAGATGCAAATATAATAGGCGAATTAACCAAATTAGAATCCCATGACaaggaagatgaagatgaagattaA
- a CDS encoding uncharacterized protein (PKUD0A10810; similar to Saccharomyces cerevisiae YPR062W (FCY1); ancestral locus Anc_3.351) produces MPFDDEKGMQIAYEEALAGYNEGGIPIGACLIHEDGRVIGRGHNMRVQRGSMTLHAEISCFENCGRLPASITSKCTLYSTLSPCTMCTGSALLFKIPRVVFGENQTFVGGEDWLAKHKVKVINVQDQRCKDIMAKFIKEHPEIWNEDIGE; encoded by the coding sequence ATGCCATTTGACGACGAGAAAGGTATGCAAATAGCATACGAAGAAGCGTTAGCAGGCTACAACGAGGGCGGTATTCCGATCGGGGCATGTTTAATTCACGAAGACGGTAGAGTCATTGGCCGTGGTCATAATATGAGGGTCCAAAGAGGCTCGATGACGTTGCATGCAGAGATATCATGTTTTGAGAATTGTGGTAGACTGCCAGCATCTATTACTTCAAAGTGTACCTTGTATTCCACGCTCAGCCCCTGTACAATGTGCACAGGTTCGGCCTTGTTGTTCAAGATACCAAGAGTAGTGTTTGGTGAAAACCAGACATTTGTTGGCGGTGAGGATTGGCTGGCTAAACATAAAGTGAAAGTGATCAATGTACAAGATCAAAGATGCAAGGATATTATGGccaaatttatcaaagagCACCCAGAGATTTGGAATGAAGACATTGGTGAGTAA
- a CDS encoding uncharacterized protein (PKUD0A10820; Pfam Domains: GATA(9e-20)), translated as MTLTEKPKESSAVTLWRMYSKAKAGLPYKSRMENLTWRLMYINMRRNIDTNKRQNLETASLNTSNESSNPNSSSRWPQFPDLNFGENHDNFSVNDRDNDTKKHMEFTYLDHIKALSNEDSDHNQQRSNKGFPRKDIPNAQRGHFSKLSQSFQHQHTNKPGRPTRPSLTPTLSQANSFSNMNLMGVSPKSSNHSYGIQMQHAQQSKQLHLQQQAQPPPPPPSSSEAVPSYSFNSLNTSNFEFGSNYGDYDTPTEQDLLLSTSVQTNSPSSFSAKELNVGSVPTYSHFSSSFSIPNSLNGHSYSFSQTQFPTFNREEPVISSSSMSNINSELFKRELNQNVDFFDSPMDSPIKSNMKLTNVNLDLDDRSLSMHHESHSHIDFDLHGDINLIDSIPSLDSYGKETGSTSPPKTARKSSSASMSFSSSKQQSAKITKRTSTSNAAMKRKSTSSRRKKTESNTPTSQNNTPSNSTSTSSTTKTAATTNPSNGDSDISCTNCHTKTTPLWRRNPEGQPLCNACGLFLKLHGVVRPLSLKTDVIKKRQRGTTSATKKRRGKSEQENPNDNSSNNNDSKLDFDNQESKIDTIRDSEKTSGNTHNVSSLSKDKMIANDLNMDSLMDLDQPLDHSYFIDNFDANVMMKEDMVVHNTPQLSPYDHKSLENTTPAISGPHTNNSSDMKPQNWDWLNMEI; from the coding sequence ATGACCTTGACagaaaaaccaaaggaGAGTTCTGCAGTTACGCTATGGAGAATGTACTCCAAGGCCAAGGCAGGTCTTCCGTACAAATCAAGAATGGAAAATCTTACTTGGAGACTCATGTACATTAACATGAGAAGAAACATTGACACAAATAAAAGGCAAAATCTAGAAACAGCATCGCTAAACACATCCAACGAGTCTAGTAACCCGAATTCTAGTAGCAGATGGCCTCAGTTTCCGGATTTGAATTTTGGTGAAAACCATGACAACTTTAGTGTCAATGACAGGGACAACGACACAAAGAAACATATGGAGTTCACATACCTTGATCATATAAAAGCACTATCTAATGAAGACTCTGATCATAACCAGCAACGATCAAATAAAGGATTTCCGAGGAAAGATATTCCGAATGCTCAAAGAGGCCACTTTTCCAAGTTATCACAATCTTTCCAGCATCAACATACAAACAAACCGGGTCGACCTACAAGACCTTCTCTTACGCCGACGTTAAGCCAAGCAAATTCGTTTTCTaacatgaatttgatggGTGTATCACCTAAATCCTCAAACCATAGTTATGGTATCCAAATGCAGCATGCCCAGCAATCAAAGCAATTGCATTTGCAGCAACAAGCACAACCACCACCTCcaccaccatcatcatcagaagCAGTACCATCGTACTCATTCAATTCTCTTAATACGTCcaattttgagtttggaAGTAATTATGGGGACTATGATACCCCTACAGAACAAGATTTGCTTCTATCTACTTCTGTTCAAACGAATTCACCTTCGTCATTTTCAGCAAAGGAATTAAACGTTGGCAGTGTACCTACATATAGTCACTTTAGCAGCTCATTTTCTATCCCCAATTCACTTAATGGCCACAGCTATTCCTTTTCTCAGACTCAATTTCCCACATTCAATAGGGAGGAACCCGTAATTTCCTCATCCAGCATGTCAAATATAAACAGCGAGTTGTTCAAGAGAGAGCTGAATCAAAATGTAGACTTTTTTGATTCCCCTATGGACTCaccaatcaaatcaaatatGAAATTGACAAACGTTAACCTAGATCTTGACGACCGGTCCTTATCAATGCATCATGAATCTCATAGTCATATAGATTTTGATCTCCACGGAGAtatcaatttgattgattcaatACCTTCACTAGACTCAtatggaaaagaaacaggcTCCACTTCACCGCCAAAAACTGCCAGAAAATCATCTTCAGCCTCCATgtccttttcttcttcaaagcAACAGTCGGCTAAGATAACTAAAAGAACATCTACTTCTAATGCTGCcatgaaaagaaaatcaacctCTTCACGTCGAAAAAAGACAGAGAGCAACACCCCAACATCTCAGAATAATACCCCATctaattcaacatcaaccTCTAGTACAACCAAAACAGCTGCCACGACAAATCCGTCAAATGGCGACAGCGACATATCTTGTACTAATTGCCATACAAAAACTACGCCACTTTGGAGGAGAAACCCAGAAGGACAACCGCTCTGTAATGCATGTGGCTTGTTTCTCAAACTACATGGTGTTGTTCGTCCGTTAAGTTTAAAGACTGATGTTATCAAGAAGCGGCAGAGAGGTACGACTTCCGCAAccaaaaagagaagaggaaaatCCGAACAAGAGAATCCGAACGACAACTCATCAAATAATAACGattcaaaacttgattttgataatcaAGAATCTAAAATAGATACAATCAGAGACTCAGAAAAAACCAGCGGAAATACACACAatgtttcatcattgtccAAAGATAAGATGATAGCCAACGACTTGAATATGGATTCCTTGATGGATCTAGACCAACCATTAGACCATTCGTACttcattgacaattttGATGCCAACgtgatgatgaaagaaGATATGGTAGTTCACAATACACCGCAATTATCACCATACGATCACAAGTCTCTAGAAAATACCACACCCGCCATCTCTGGACCGCATACCAACAACAGTTCAGACATGAAACCACAGAACTGGGACTGGCTGAACATGGAAATCTAG
- a CDS encoding uncharacterized protein (PKUD0A10830), whose product MAGSTIQHDGEGEHRMAEISRLGLFSPVNDTANSSNMDSMDTFTSISTQTSPMLDMEQFLKEEILNPIDSSYGSHDSDSTVIQYAQNVCRNTFEIDAQLNQNFTKDFHALSTKKRASTTINKFEALFNRYINAVRESEEATDLDIHTTFEEFKYDVITNYLSRTSTHFHSAIELDNSTNEYENQDDAKERLFIKLRDTPYAILLHSVMPKLIVFSIGSYIRNNIKLLGLRAKISLTILITSIVNMVNNAKNGVKFYANLMKYRTRKLLRRISDLERYFTKEKVRKRKVGTSKVNILSSSVHFLITVLVKRIHGFIRIGINPSSLWNYLVLYGLDHNFEELKVVRSITNNSGNCSCIWNDQFARLIRTLDYVKKILLCVIMSSVELRNNGFGDEEIKKCKAFTRKFLNKFGFEDPIMKEQNLQISTRILFITVNVSDLLDFLESFRKELGSGDYGYNTCETSELDTLSETNEDERVKELSDIIDRITTKIDLVELGINSKESNMEHLGKEIDDLVKCYREMASGKSKRMTFDNIELKKLRMSDILLDEFEEEQLKKHRRSSGLNVSLVSVVKEEEEEEACEDIVVDEQATATEEFKKTLEKLCMKKIPKETTGLDSSVLA is encoded by the coding sequence ATGGCTGGATCCACAATACAACATGACGGTGAGGGGGAACATAGGATGGCAGAGATATCTAGATTAGGTTTATTTTCTCCAGTGAATGATACCGCCAATTCTTCGAATATGGATTCAATGGATACTTTTACTAGTATATCCACACAAACCTCCCCTATGTTAGATATGGAACAATTTCTTAAAGAAGAGATCTTGAACCCAATTGATTCCAGTTACGGATCACATGATTCAGATAGTACTGTTATTCAATATGCCCAAAATGTTTGTAGAAAcacttttgaaattgatgcaCAACTGAATCAAAACTTTACAAAAGATTTCCATGCTCTATCCACTAAGAAAAGGGCCAGTACTACTATAAACAAATTTGAGGCTCTGTTTAATAGATACATAAACGCAGTGAGAGAATCTGAAGAAGCCACAGACTTAGACATACATACTACATTCGAAGAATTCAAGTACGATGTGATCACAAATTACCTATCCAGAACATCGACCCATTTCCATAGCGCTATTGAGCTAGATAATAGTACCAATGAATATGAAAACCAAGATGATGCTAAGGAGAGGttatttatcaaattaCGAGATACGCCATATGCAATTTTACTACATTCGGTGATGCCAAAATTGATTGTTTTCAGCATTGGCTCTTACATACGCAATAATATAAAGTTACTTGGGCTACGGGCAAAAATAAGCTTAACTATTCTGATAACATCCATAGTAAACATGGTCAATAACGCCAAAAATGGAGTAAAATTTTATGCAAATCTAATGAAATACAGAACAAGGAAATTGTTACGACGCATTAGTGACCTAGAAAGATATTTcacaaaggaaaaagtcAGGAAACGTAAAGTTGGAACGTCCAAAGTGAACATTTTATCCAGTTCTGTGCATTTTTTAATCACAGTATTGGTGAAAAGAATACATGGATTTATAAGGATTGGAATAAATCCTAGCTCTCTTTGGAATTATCTTGTATTATATGGGCTTGATCATAATTTTGAGGAGTTAAAGGTTGTTAGAAGCATAACGAATAATTCTGGGAATTGTTCTTGTATATGGAACGATCAATTTGCTCGATTGATAAGAACCTTGGACTACGTGAAAAAGATACTGCTTTGCGTCATTATGAGCTCCGTTGAATTGAGGAATAACGGATTTGGCGATgaggaaataaaaaaatgtaaGGCATTTACTAGGAAATTTTTAAacaaatttggatttgaagaTCCCATAATGAAGGAACAAAACTTACaaatatcaacaagaaTTCTTTTCATTACCGTTAATGTTTCCGATTTACTCGATTTCCTAGAGAGTTTTCGAAAAGAACTTGGCTCTGGCGATTATGGTTACAACACTTGTGAGACTTCGGAATTGGATACTCTAAGCGAGACTAATGAGGATGAACGGGTCAAAGAATTAAGTGATATCATAGACCGAATTACTACTAAAATAGATTTAGTCGAGTTAGGCATCAATTCTAAGGAGTCAAACATGGAGCATTTGGGAAAAGAAATAGATGATTTAGTGAAATGCTATCGAGAAATGGCTTCAGGAAAGTCTAAAAGAATGACATTTGACAATATcgagttgaagaagttaaGAATGAGCGATATTTTGCTAGACgagtttgaagaagagcAGTTGAAAAAGCATAGGCGGAGTAGCGGGCTTAATGTCAGTTTGGTGTCTGTtgtcaaagaagaagaagaagaagaagccTGCGAGGACATAGTTGTAGACGAACAAGCTACTGCCACGGAAGAGTTTAAGAAGACCCTTGAAAAACTGTGCATGAAAAAAATCCCCAAGGAGACCACAGGACTCGATAGCTCTGTCTTAGCATGA
- a CDS encoding uncharacterized protein (PKUD0A10835): protein MIIPHEIQIWLYKNGLSYVFNESILNSPLVFSPIEHYVLHFLVLTLIHVLPNTNYRLIFGLLVSVLHLFYSPFNYLPPGCDNLTVLLHYIAILQLLNYTLNLFFSVPDKTDYRLAQYKINEKGELLYDPARYRPLTRQKLHWAFHRCFGNFRGVGWNFEVSQIRRRPRKENVFRFILLKCILYECLLKFIFYDLANFALILCDLNKELGPLASPTITKIYNLIHHNSFALLLLTTLSSSYCVYYGLNLVYWQTCVFSLFFGLSNVEDWPDQFMIGEGGFTVSSFWSCWWHQLISRDAYMNSKRLFGKVRNPFLRRYLLCVSTFFIAGLIHAFASSQLKSRRSPSHRVHGSSLIEFLCDTQGTFILFLGSAHIIVFEWLLFNQMKKRGLNKPTNLRCLKHTLQLIYIGSVLAIPVYMYIRELYSLGVVFPQFHQDHLSLSQFIY, encoded by the coding sequence ATGATCATTCCACATGAAATACAAATTTGGTTATACAAAAATGGCCTAAGTTATGTTTTTAATGAAAGCATACTCAATTCGCCTCTAGTATTCTCACCTATTGAACATTATGTTTTGCATTTCCTTGTACTTACGTTAATTCATGTTTTACCAAACACTAATTACAGACTGATTTTTGGCCTTTTAGTTTCAGTTTTACATTTGTTCTATTCTCCTTTCAATTACTTACCACCGGGATGTGATAACCTCACAGTCCTACTTCATTACATCGCAATTTTACAGCTGTTAAATTATACcttgaatttgtttttttcgGTCCCTGACAAAACAGACTATCGCTTGGCACAGTACAAGATCAACGAAAAAGGCGAGCTTCTCTATGACCCAGCAAGATATCGGCCTTTAACCCGCCAAAAGCTACACTGGGCATTTCATCGATGTTTTGGTAATTTCAGAGGAGTGGGATGGAATTTTGAGGTCTCTCAAATTAGAAGAAGACCACGAAAAGAGAATGTGTTTAGATTTATTTTGCTCAAATGTATCCTATACGAATGTTTGCTCAAGTTTATATTCTATGATCTTGCAAACTTTGCCTTGATTTTATGTGACCTCAACAAAGAGCTTGGACCGCTTGCTTCTCCCACAATAACTAAGATTTACAATCTGATCCATCACAATAGTTTTGCGTTACTACTCTTAACCACTCTTTCCTCTTCGTATTGTGTTTATTATGGGCTCAATTTAGTCTACTGGCAAACATGCGTCTTTTCGTTATTCTTTGGGCTATCCAATGTTGAAGACTGGCCGGACCAATTCATGATAGGAGAAGGTGGTTTTACCGTTTCAAGTTTCTGGTCATGTTGGTGGCAccaattgatttcaaggGATGCTTATATGAACTCAAAGAGATTATTTGGCAAAGTTCGAAATCCTTTTTTACGGAGATACCTTCTATGTGTCTCTACATTTTTTATTGCTGGCCTAATTCATGCTTTTGCATCTTCGCAGCTTAAAAGTAGAAGGAGTCCTAGTCATCGTGTACATGGTTCATCGCTTATCGAATTTTTGTGCGATACTCAGGGGACCTTTATTTTATTCCTTGGTTCAGCTCACATTATAGTATTTGAATGGCTCTTATTCAaccagatgaagaagagaggACTAAACAAGCCCACTAACTTGAGGTGTCTAAAACATACTCTGCAGCTAATATATATCGGCAGCGTTCTAGCCATTCCAGTTTACATGTACATTCGTGAGCTTTATTCATTGGGAGTTGTCTTCCCccaatttcatcaagatCACCTATCACTATCAcaatttatttattga